A single genomic interval of Lathyrus oleraceus cultivar Zhongwan6 chromosome 7, CAAS_Psat_ZW6_1.0, whole genome shotgun sequence harbors:
- the LOC127101386 gene encoding filament-like plant protein: protein MDRRSWLWRRKSSEKSPGETESSGSVSSLSERFSDDQVYPSQATLSPEVTSKVAPNEEVSTPKKYKEGVIDMKTLTNELAAALLDISAKEDLVKQHSKVAEEAVEGWEKAENEVSSLKQQLDAARHKNSGLEDRVSHLDGALKECMRQLRQAREVQEEKIHETVANNSHDLDSRRFELERKVAELEAQLQTSKTDAAASIRSDLHRRLEAMEKENLSLQLELQSRLEELEFRIAERDLSAQAAETASKQHLESIKKVAKLEAECRRLRAMTRKTFNVNDSRSWTASSVYIESFTDSVSDGGEMNEYEPSCSDSCSSALINELDQFKNKKTTGKNHIATSTGINLMDDFLEMERLAALPDTESGSHYAKEGLGSDQSIVGQGTIEAEVEAMTQKNAELEKKLEKMEADKLEVEMSLAECQMQLETSESRIRAAELKVEELQTQLALANKSNQEAYEELKETKTKKEIVESKLKLAQTEVKELISKVHSLEEEIQNERALSAENSIKSRKLEDELSKMKHEAQVHQDAKNLHKENVNRNLKSKQDKELALATSKFLECQKTIASLGKQLNSLATLEDFLLDSDNKPMELTSEVIITQVPQNGVEQLKLNHSDLSLSKRDSLNSSITTNEKSRNGFGKLIPRSKSVSKIR, encoded by the exons ATGGACCGGAGGAGTTGGTTGTGGCGGAGGAAGTCGTCGGAGAAAAGTCCAGGCGAAACGGAGAGTTCAGGATCAGTATCGTCTCTCTCAGAAAGATTTTCTGATGATCAG GTGTATCCAAGCCAAGCTACTCTATCACCGGAGGTCACATCGAAGGTTGCACCAAATGAAGAAGTTAGTACACCGAAGAAATATAAAGAAGGAGTTATTGACATGAAGACTCTTACAAACGAATTAGCCGCAGCTCTGCTAGATATTAGTGCCAAAGAAGACTTGGTAAAGCAGCATTCTAAAGTCGCTGAAGAAGCGGTTGAAG GCTGGGAGAAGGCTGAAAATGAAGTGTCGTCTTTAAAACAACAACTTGATGCTGCGAGGCATAAGAACTCGGGTCTGGAAGACCGAGTTAGTCACCTTGATGGAGCACTCAAAGAATGTATGAGGCAGCTTCGCCAAGCTAGAGAAGTGCAAGAGGAAAAGATCCATGAAACTGTTGCGAATAACTCTCATGACTTGGACTCTAGAAGATTCGAACTCGAGAGGAAAGTTGCTGAACTTGAGGCTCAACTTCAAACATCAAAAACAGATGCTGCTGCATCTATTCGTTCCGATCTTCACAGGAGACTCGAGGCTATGGAGAAGGAGAATTTGAGTCTTCAGCTTGAGCTACAATCTCGACTTGAGGAACTAGAATTCAGGATTGCAGAGAGAGATTTGAGTGCCCAAGCTGCCGAAACAGCTAGTAAGCAGCATTTGGAGAGCATCAAGAAGGTTGCTAAGCTTGAAGCCGAGTGCCGTAGACTGAGAGCCATGACTCGTAAAACATTTAACGTGAATGACAGCAGGTCTTGGACTGCGTCTTCCGTTTATATCGAGTCTTTCACAGATAGTGTGTCAGATGGCGGAGAGATGAATGAATATGAACCGAGCTGTTCTGACTCGTGTTCATCTGCTTTGATTAATGAGCTTGATCAATTCAAGAATAAAAAGACTACCGGAAAAAATCATATCGCGACTTCAACTGGGATAAATCTCATGGATGATTTCCTTGAGATGGAAAGGCTTGCTGCGTTGCCTGATACAGAAAGCGGAAGCCATTATGCTAAGGAAGGACTAGGATCAGATCAATCTATTGTTGGTCAGGGTACAATAGAAGCCGAAGTGGAAGCTATGACACAAAAGAATGCCGAGTTGGAAAAGAAGCTGGAGAAAATGGAGGCAGATAAACTCGAGGTAGAGATGAGTTTAGCCGAGTGCCAAATGCAGCTCGAGACATCAGAGAGTCGGATAAGGGCGGCAGAGTTAAAGGTAGAAGAGCTTCAAACTCAGTTAGCTCTAGCGAACAAGTCTAATCAAGAAGCATATGAAGAACTCAAAGAAACCAAGACCAAGAAGGAGATAGTTGAGTCAAAACTCAAACTTGCTCAAACCGAGGTAAAAGAACTGATTTCAAAAGTCCATTCGTTGGAGGAAGAGATTCAGAACGAGCGAGCTTTGTCTGCTGAGAATTCGATCAAGAGCAGGAAGTTGGAAGACGAGCTTTCAAAAATGAAGCACgaagctcaagttcatcaagACGCCAAGAATTTGCACAAGGAAAATGTTAATCGCAATTTGAAGTCAAAACAG GATAAAGAACTTGCATTGGCCACTAGTAAGTTTCTTGAGTGTCAAAAAACCATTGCATCTCTCGGAAAGCAGTTAAACTCGCTTGCAACCTTGGAGGATTTTCTACTCGATTCAGACAACAAACCTATGGAGTTAACTTCTGAAGTTATTATTACACAAGTTCCTCAAAATGGAGTTGAACAATTGAAACTAAATCACAGTGATTTGAGTTTGTCTAAAAGAGATTCATTAAACTCATCTATTACTACTAATGAGAAAAGCCGTAATGGTTTCGGTAAGTTGATACCAAGAAGCAAAAGTGTGAGCAAGATTCGTTGA